The Endomicrobiales bacterium genome includes a window with the following:
- the mrdA gene encoding penicillin-binding protein 2 — MWQQESKSVYDNFVLRNKTLILFFVFVFFLLATRLFQLQIISAKYYALVSEKQCLHIVLERPQRGKIYDVNGDILANNEISFAAYFYPFFQRNAPSQETINKLQKISRKKNLEEIIQRGYKIGKSVKIAGNLSFEEMLRYSEQKVALPGLSVVKESRRKYLSATQNAHLIGYVNEISKEELDTTAEEYADYQPGDLVGRTGIEQSFDSYLRGNNGGWQVEVNAQGKQTRVLNRIDPVAGSDVYITIDNKLQEVATQAIAQTVSGRGALVALDTKTGAVKAFVSAPSFNPEYVGTPKFSIYLTDDTSPLFNRALKGLYPPGSAFKIISLLGALENGNISVEGTFFCNGSLKVGDKIFHCEGKHGEISAIGAMTHSCNVYFYNLALKTGSAVLEKYARYFGFGEKTGIDLYDEKSGLVPGREWKFNKFKERWQTGDTLNMAIGQGQVLCTPLQLAQMISCAANKGYIYRPYIVQSIKNKQSNEVLYSATIDKRLSVKASEKNWQILNKALESVIRNGTGKGCYLGSIRVAGKTGTSQTSHGTAHAIFVCFAPVDDPQIAIAVIVENGGSGGTAAVPVARKVLEEYFKIVEVKKEKDDKKQ; from the coding sequence ATGTGGCAACAGGAAAGTAAGAGTGTTTATGATAACTTTGTTTTGCGCAATAAAACGCTTATTTTGTTTTTTGTGTTTGTGTTTTTTTTGCTTGCCACAAGGTTGTTTCAGCTTCAGATAATTTCCGCGAAGTACTACGCACTTGTATCAGAAAAACAGTGCTTGCATATTGTTTTAGAACGCCCTCAACGCGGCAAAATATATGATGTTAACGGCGATATACTTGCAAATAATGAAATTTCATTTGCCGCTTACTTTTACCCATTTTTTCAGCGAAATGCACCATCGCAGGAAACAATTAATAAGTTGCAAAAGATATCAAGAAAAAAGAATCTTGAAGAGATCATACAAAGAGGTTATAAAATAGGTAAGTCAGTAAAAATAGCAGGCAATCTGTCGTTTGAAGAGATGCTTCGTTACAGCGAGCAAAAGGTTGCCTTGCCGGGTTTATCGGTTGTAAAAGAATCAAGGCGCAAGTATCTTTCGGCAACTCAAAATGCACACCTAATAGGTTATGTTAACGAAATAAGCAAAGAAGAGTTAGATACCACTGCGGAAGAGTATGCCGATTACCAACCTGGCGACCTTGTTGGCAGAACAGGTATTGAACAATCGTTTGACTCGTACTTGCGTGGTAATAATGGTGGTTGGCAGGTGGAAGTTAATGCGCAGGGCAAGCAAACACGGGTGCTAAACCGTATAGACCCAGTTGCAGGTTCAGATGTTTACATTACAATAGATAATAAATTGCAAGAAGTTGCCACCCAGGCAATTGCTCAAACTGTTAGTGGGCGAGGTGCATTGGTTGCACTAGATACAAAAACAGGGGCAGTGAAAGCTTTTGTTAGCGCGCCGAGTTTTAACCCAGAGTATGTGGGTACGCCTAAATTTTCAATATATTTAACTGATGATACAAGCCCATTATTTAACAGAGCATTAAAAGGTCTTTATCCGCCAGGTTCAGCTTTTAAAATTATTTCTTTGCTTGGTGCACTTGAAAATGGGAATATATCTGTTGAAGGCACATTTTTTTGTAATGGGTCTTTAAAAGTTGGCGATAAAATTTTTCATTGCGAGGGTAAACATGGTGAAATTAGTGCTATTGGCGCAATGACCCATTCATGCAATGTGTATTTTTACAACCTTGCGCTTAAAACTGGTTCTGCTGTTTTAGAAAAATATGCCCGCTACTTTGGTTTTGGTGAAAAAACTGGGATAGATCTTTATGACGAAAAATCGGGTTTAGTGCCAGGTCGTGAGTGGAAGTTTAACAAGTTTAAAGAGCGTTGGCAAACCGGAGATACGCTTAATATGGCAATTGGGCAAGGGCAAGTGCTTTGTACACCACTACAGCTCGCGCAAATGATATCATGCGCGGCAAATAAGGGATATATTTATAGGCCTTATATTGTGCAAAGCATTAAAAATAAACAAAGCAATGAGGTTCTTTACAGCGCAACTATAGATAAACGACTTTCGGTAAAAGCAAGTGAAAAAAATTGGCAAATTTTGAACAAAGCATTAGAGTCAGTTATAAGAAATGGAACTGGCAAAGGTTGTTATTTGGGCTCAATAAGGGTCGCAGGCAAAACAGGAACATCGCAGACTTCTCATGGTACTGCTCATGCAATTTTTGTATGCTTCGCTCCGGTAGATGACCCTCAAATAGCCATTGCCGTAATTGTGGAAAATGGCGGCAGTGGAGGTACGGCGGCGGTACCTGTAGCTAGAAAAGTGCTAGAAGAGTATTTTAAAATTGTTGAAGTTAAAAAAGAAAAAGACGATAAAAAACAATAA
- the mreD gene encoding rod shape-determining protein MreD, giving the protein MKKIIIYTIAFFVVVSIHLIINTYLATFGIAPNIALLAVIFLAVSKGSRMGMWAGFLLGLSLDVLLSDMFGSRTIALTIIGYSAGLLRGEWDDSSGLNQAVLVLLCSFTYLTLLIIEYAIFSTIQANLLLNHITLLQPVLNALISPAIFWVFGRFINNN; this is encoded by the coding sequence ATGAAAAAAATAATTATTTACACCATTGCTTTTTTTGTTGTAGTTTCAATTCACCTAATTATAAACACCTATCTTGCCACATTTGGCATTGCCCCAAACATTGCGCTTTTGGCGGTAATTTTTTTGGCGGTTTCTAAAGGGTCAAGGATGGGCATGTGGGCCGGCTTTTTACTTGGACTATCGTTAGATGTGCTTTTATCAGATATGTTTGGCTCACGAACTATCGCGCTTACAATAATAGGTTATAGTGCTGGTTTGCTTAGGGGTGAGTGGGACGATTCCAGTGGTTTAAATCAGGCGGTGCTTGTTCTTTTGTGCTCTTTTACGTATCTAACATTGCTTATAATTGAGTATGCAATTTTTTCAACAATCCAAGCGAATTTATTACTTAACCACATTACACTCTTACAGCCGGTTCTTAATGCGCTTATCTCACCGGCAATATTTTGGGTTTTCGGAAGATTTATAAATAATAATTAG
- the rodA gene encoding rod shape-determining protein RodA, whose protein sequence is MEIIKKEKSALNGFIEKIDWILIATVIFLLGLGFLGIYSATIRYGNAEKYLATQLAAIGLGGCVLIVFFALNYQVFKRIPWFTYGIASFLLISVLIFGNVVRGTKGWFYLGAFSFQPVEIAKIFYILSLAAFLTAFKRQAKDLSTLLSALGLLFGQVVLVLLQPDFGSSLVFFPITIALLFVFGAELMYILAIILFGTITMCLPLFATFFRLQPELLAKSELIKFFVAAANGANQLLIVLGVVLGLIFLLWWVSRQLKTRISIIFPIVLSLLIVFGSFASFGVQKAIKPYQQKRLIVFLNPSIDPLGSGYNIIQSKIAIGSGGALGKGLFSGTQSKLGFLPEQHTDFIFSVLGEELGFFITLFALFAYFLIVWRALLIARDARDIFGSLVAVGIATMFAFYGIINMGMVMGMMPCTGLPLSFISYGGSNIVSSLCAIGLLLSIHIRRHTH, encoded by the coding sequence ATGGAAATTATTAAAAAAGAAAAATCAGCTCTGAATGGTTTCATAGAAAAAATTGACTGGATTCTTATCGCAACAGTCATATTTCTTTTAGGGCTTGGTTTTTTGGGCATATATTCTGCAACTATCAGGTATGGTAACGCCGAAAAATATTTGGCAACTCAACTTGCCGCCATTGGGCTTGGTGGTTGCGTGTTGATTGTTTTTTTCGCGTTAAATTATCAGGTTTTTAAAAGAATACCATGGTTTACCTATGGTATTGCTTCTTTCCTGCTTATATCAGTACTTATTTTTGGCAATGTTGTACGAGGCACAAAGGGCTGGTTTTATCTAGGCGCGTTCTCATTTCAACCGGTTGAAATTGCAAAGATATTTTATATTCTTTCACTTGCGGCATTTTTAACAGCTTTTAAAAGGCAGGCAAAAGACCTTAGTACACTTCTTAGTGCGTTAGGCCTATTATTTGGGCAGGTAGTGCTCGTTTTACTCCAGCCAGATTTTGGTTCATCTTTGGTATTTTTTCCAATAACTATAGCGTTACTTTTTGTGTTTGGCGCGGAACTTATGTATATTTTGGCAATAATTCTTTTTGGTACAATAACTATGTGTTTGCCCTTGTTTGCAACTTTTTTTCGCTTACAACCGGAGCTTTTAGCAAAAAGTGAGTTGATAAAATTTTTTGTTGCGGCGGCAAATGGCGCGAACCAGTTGCTTATTGTGCTTGGTGTTGTGTTGGGGTTGATATTTTTGCTCTGGTGGGTTTCAAGGCAGTTAAAAACGCGTATTTCTATAATATTTCCAATAGTTTTAAGTTTGTTAATTGTTTTTGGCAGTTTTGCCTCGTTTGGTGTTCAAAAAGCTATAAAACCGTATCAGCAGAAGCGTTTAATTGTTTTTTTAAATCCGTCTATTGACCCGCTTGGTTCGGGCTACAACATTATACAATCAAAAATTGCTATAGGTTCAGGTGGCGCATTAGGCAAGGGACTATTTTCGGGCACTCAGTCTAAGCTTGGATTTTTGCCGGAACAGCACACCGACTTTATTTTTTCTGTTTTGGGTGAAGAGCTTGGGTTCTTTATAACTTTATTTGCCTTATTTGCTTATTTTTTAATTGTATGGCGCGCCCTTTTGATAGCTCGCGACGCCAGAGACATTTTTGGCTCGCTTGTTGCTGTTGGTATTGCAACAATGTTTGCCTTTTACGGCATAATAAATA